The following are from one region of the Pseudodesulfovibrio piezophilus C1TLV30 genome:
- a CDS encoding LysR family transcriptional regulator ArgP, producing the protein MLDYKLIEALAMVVREGGFEKAAHALHLTQSAVSQRIKLLEEQTGCLLLVRTSPPAPTVAGKEILKHYRQVCQLETDLATGLGWQQEGFTTVPIGINADSLATWFFPAIESYLKEKQLLLDLAVDDQAQTHQLLRDGEVLGCISDRSDPFQGCRVESLGIQVYRMYCTPEYKTKWFDKGIDIASVQHAPILIFNRKDLMHGVLLAEALGHPPAHYNAFYLPSSEKFAPTIASGQVCGMLPHEQADEYVNQGALIEMLPGYAFTVHLHWHCWNLESRELRSFTAALVEGAQRELTPAQ; encoded by the coding sequence ATGCTGGACTATAAACTGATTGAAGCACTTGCCATGGTGGTACGTGAAGGTGGTTTTGAAAAGGCCGCACATGCCCTGCATCTGACTCAATCCGCGGTATCCCAACGGATCAAGCTGCTGGAGGAACAGACAGGATGCCTCTTGCTGGTCCGAACATCACCGCCCGCCCCCACAGTGGCAGGAAAAGAAATCCTCAAACACTATCGGCAGGTCTGCCAACTGGAAACCGATCTCGCAACAGGCCTGGGATGGCAGCAGGAAGGATTCACCACAGTGCCTATCGGTATCAATGCCGATTCCCTTGCCACATGGTTTTTCCCGGCCATTGAAAGCTACCTTAAGGAAAAACAGCTCCTACTCGACCTTGCCGTGGATGATCAGGCCCAGACGCATCAGCTTCTGCGCGACGGCGAGGTTTTGGGATGTATCAGCGACAGGAGCGACCCCTTTCAAGGCTGCCGTGTGGAATCATTAGGCATTCAAGTTTACAGAATGTACTGCACTCCGGAATACAAAACGAAGTGGTTCGACAAAGGCATTGATATCGCGTCTGTTCAGCACGCCCCGATCCTTATATTCAACCGCAAAGACCTCATGCATGGCGTCCTGTTGGCAGAGGCATTAGGCCACCCCCCGGCACACTATAACGCTTTTTATCTCCCCTCATCCGAAAAATTTGCCCCGACTATAGCCAGCGGGCAGGTCTGCGGCATGTTGCCCCACGAACAGGCGGATGAATATGTCAATCAGGGCGCGTTGATAGAAATGCTGCCAGGATATGCCTTCACGGTGCACCTGCACTGGCATTGCTGGAATCTGGAGTCTCGGGAACTACGCAGCTTCACTGCGGCACTTGTAGAGGGAGCACAGCGCGAACTGACTCCGGCCCAATGA
- a CDS encoding TPM domain-containing protein has protein sequence MRTLLSAVFGALLVVLLATGAWALDVPPHKGYVNDLAELISPATRRILEQKLADLDRSDSTQVAVLTIPSLEGDSMNDFSIRVAEEWKVGQKGEDNGVILLVSKADRQIRIEVGYGLEGVLTDVLSGQIINNVISPQFKAGDFDAGFMDGVTAISGAVRGEFKAKQASKPRSRRGILPLLVIPMMLIIGLTEMFGRARRQGQLVGDDENDPRRRGTGLGSTASTLLLLSMLGGGRGGGGGFGGGGGFGGFGGGGFGGGGAGGGW, from the coding sequence GTGCGTACATTACTTTCCGCCGTCTTCGGCGCACTTCTCGTGGTCTTGCTGGCCACTGGGGCATGGGCGCTGGATGTGCCGCCTCACAAGGGATACGTCAATGACCTGGCTGAGTTGATTTCTCCGGCTACGCGAAGGATTCTGGAGCAGAAGCTGGCTGATCTTGACCGAAGCGATTCTACGCAGGTTGCTGTGCTTACAATCCCGTCCCTGGAAGGAGATTCCATGAATGATTTCTCCATACGGGTGGCTGAGGAGTGGAAGGTGGGACAAAAAGGAGAGGACAACGGCGTCATCCTTCTTGTCAGCAAGGCAGACCGGCAGATTCGGATCGAAGTCGGCTACGGGCTTGAAGGAGTCCTCACGGATGTGCTTTCCGGGCAGATCATCAACAATGTCATCAGTCCGCAATTCAAAGCTGGTGATTTTGACGCTGGTTTTATGGATGGAGTGACAGCTATCTCCGGTGCGGTTCGTGGAGAATTCAAGGCGAAACAGGCCAGTAAGCCCCGGAGTCGGCGGGGAATCCTGCCACTTCTCGTTATCCCCATGATGTTGATCATTGGGTTGACTGAAATGTTTGGTCGTGCCCGACGCCAGGGACAGCTGGTCGGTGATGACGAGAATGATCCCAGACGCCGGGGAACGGGGCTTGGCTCGACTGCGTCAACTCTCCTGCTTCTTTCTATGCTCGGCGGCGGGCGTGGTGGCGGAGGCGGTTTTGGCGGAGGCGGCGGTTTCGGCGGTTTTGGTGGTGGTGGCTTTGGCGGCGGTGGAGCCGGTGGTGGATGGTAA
- a CDS encoding CheR family methyltransferase, translating into MGSLFSSSISLRKSVSISEDEFVQLRDFIYEKSGIFVDSKRKYLFESRFSKRLNELGLAHFSDYINYLKYDLKKNQELSKLYEMVTTNETSFCRDMKQLEAFQDKVLKEVLDAQRAKGRLELNIWSAGCSSGEEPYTLSILLHEALRMELAKWKIKITAVDLSPPMIERAKKGVYGEYAFKTTPDAIKQRYFTKDPEGWKVKPTVARLISFQQMNLNDPASLKRVPRSHIVFCRNVIIYFDQDMKQRVVSAFYDNLQPEGYLMLGHSETLHTVSKSFKPVYHPGTIAYKKEG; encoded by the coding sequence ATGGGCTCTCTGTTTTCAAGTTCCATATCGCTTCGCAAAAGTGTCAGCATTTCCGAGGATGAGTTCGTCCAATTACGTGACTTCATCTATGAAAAAAGTGGCATCTTCGTCGATAGCAAGCGGAAATACCTCTTTGAAAGCCGTTTTTCCAAACGACTCAACGAGCTTGGGCTCGCGCACTTTTCCGATTACATCAACTATCTCAAATACGACTTGAAAAAGAACCAGGAGCTTTCCAAGCTCTATGAGATGGTGACGACCAATGAAACCAGCTTCTGCCGCGACATGAAGCAGTTGGAAGCCTTTCAGGACAAAGTGCTGAAGGAAGTCCTTGATGCCCAGCGTGCCAAAGGCAGGCTGGAACTCAACATATGGTCTGCTGGATGCTCTTCCGGTGAGGAACCTTATACCCTTTCCATCCTACTCCATGAGGCCCTGCGCATGGAGTTGGCAAAATGGAAAATAAAGATCACTGCAGTGGACCTTTCCCCTCCCATGATCGAAAGGGCAAAAAAAGGCGTCTATGGCGAGTACGCATTCAAGACGACCCCCGATGCCATCAAGCAACGGTATTTCACCAAGGACCCTGAAGGCTGGAAAGTCAAACCGACCGTTGCTCGACTGATCTCGTTTCAGCAAATGAATCTCAATGATCCGGCTTCGCTGAAACGGGTCCCTCGTTCACATATTGTTTTTTGTCGAAATGTGATAATCTATTTTGATCAGGATATGAAACAACGGGTTGTTTCAGCATTTTACGATAATCTTCAGCCCGAAGGATATCTGATGCTCGGACATTCGGAGACATTACACACGGTGTCCAAAAGTTTCAAACCAGTCTATCACCCAGGCACAATCGCCTACAAGAAGGAAGGCTAG
- a CDS encoding HDOD domain-containing protein: protein MGIKRLEELAAGMVLASDLKAEDGRLLFKSGTELEDRHLELLRRVGATQAEVEEDLGPLDEETLRDIEDYVRDFFLYVNPDFPPAVELFHFVLELTAKAVASGWELPDANTRRAANVEHMEDIFLKGMGSPEVIASHETELTSFPDIYFRIREILQDESASSEKIAQVVSTDMSLAAKLIKLVNSPLYGFPQSIDSISRAVTLVGAKELSTLALGISAINYFKDIPPELVDMGTFWRHSITCGVFSKILAGTQTGLSTERFFIAGLLHDVGRLIMFKKLPYASTEAMLFARENSIPLVEAENSIMDFNHTDISKALLAAWQFPQSLSDIINFHHNPMEFANSLEPAIVHIADNLANAMAISEGGMYVLPGIDEAAWELLGIAPSPFLEEAALQYQEQIDTIMSAFF from the coding sequence GTGGGAATCAAACGCTTGGAAGAGCTTGCCGCAGGCATGGTCCTGGCCTCGGACCTCAAGGCCGAAGACGGAAGACTGCTCTTCAAGTCCGGAACGGAACTGGAGGACCGCCACCTCGAATTGCTTAGGCGCGTCGGTGCCACGCAAGCGGAAGTGGAGGAAGACCTTGGTCCGTTGGATGAAGAGACCCTGCGTGACATAGAAGATTATGTCCGTGACTTTTTCCTGTACGTGAATCCCGATTTCCCTCCTGCCGTTGAATTATTCCACTTTGTTCTGGAGCTTACTGCCAAAGCCGTGGCCTCTGGTTGGGAGTTGCCGGATGCCAATACCCGCCGCGCTGCCAATGTCGAGCATATGGAAGACATCTTCCTCAAAGGCATGGGATCGCCGGAAGTTATTGCCAGCCATGAAACCGAACTGACCAGCTTTCCGGACATCTATTTCCGCATCAGAGAGATATTGCAGGACGAAAGCGCCTCGTCGGAAAAGATCGCTCAGGTTGTCAGCACGGACATGAGCCTTGCTGCCAAATTGATAAAACTCGTCAATTCGCCGCTCTACGGGTTCCCGCAAAGCATTGATTCCATCAGCCGCGCCGTGACCCTGGTCGGAGCCAAGGAATTGTCAACCCTTGCTCTCGGCATTTCAGCCATCAACTATTTCAAGGATATCCCCCCCGAGTTGGTTGATATGGGAACTTTCTGGCGGCACTCCATAACCTGCGGGGTGTTCTCAAAGATTCTGGCAGGAACGCAGACAGGCCTTTCCACTGAACGCTTTTTCATAGCCGGGCTTCTCCACGATGTGGGCCGCCTGATCATGTTCAAGAAACTCCCTTATGCCTCCACCGAAGCCATGCTCTTTGCCCGAGAAAATTCCATTCCTCTGGTTGAGGCGGAAAACTCGATCATGGATTTCAACCATACCGACATCAGCAAAGCGCTTCTCGCGGCATGGCAATTTCCCCAAAGCCTTTCCGACATTATCAATTTCCATCATAATCCCATGGAATTCGCCAATTCACTGGAACCGGCCATCGTTCATATTGCGGATAACCTCGCCAATGCAATGGCAATTTCAGAAGGCGGCATGTACGTTCTGCCCGGTATCGATGAAGCAGCATGGGAACTCCTCGGCATTGCCCCCTCTCCGTTCCTCGAAGAAGCTGCGCTTCAGTATCAAGAACAAATAGACACTATTATGAGCGCCTTTTTCTAG
- a CDS encoding DUF2959 domain-containing protein: MKRIILALTLLSMVAALGCSKAYYASMEKIGYDKREILADRVENAQESQEDAKEQFANALERYKSVVDFDGGELEDKYDILNGEYETSEAMADDVRDRIASVEDVADALFDEWSEEITQYSSAKLRRASQKKLTATKRRYGSLLKAMKKASSKMDPVLAAFKDQVLYLKHNLNAKAIAALEGELGTIRSDVESLIKEMEKSIAEADEFIKTLE, encoded by the coding sequence ATGAAACGGATAATTCTCGCCCTGACCCTACTTTCCATGGTCGCGGCCCTCGGCTGTTCCAAGGCATATTACGCCTCCATGGAAAAAATCGGCTATGATAAACGCGAGATTCTGGCAGACCGCGTGGAAAATGCACAAGAATCCCAGGAAGACGCCAAGGAACAGTTTGCCAATGCGTTGGAACGATACAAATCCGTGGTGGACTTTGATGGCGGAGAACTGGAAGACAAATACGACATCCTCAATGGTGAGTATGAAACAAGTGAAGCCATGGCGGACGATGTCCGGGACCGCATCGCGTCTGTGGAAGATGTTGCCGACGCGCTGTTCGACGAGTGGTCGGAAGAAATTACACAATACTCCAGTGCCAAGCTACGCCGCGCCAGCCAGAAAAAGCTGACCGCGACCAAGCGCCGCTACGGCTCGTTGCTTAAGGCCATGAAGAAAGCCAGCTCAAAAATGGACCCGGTTCTAGCCGCTTTCAAGGATCAGGTGCTCTATCTCAAGCACAATCTCAATGCCAAGGCCATTGCCGCACTTGAAGGAGAACTCGGAACCATCCGCAGTGATGTGGAGTCGCTCATCAAGGAGATGGAAAAATCCATCGCAGAAGCGGATGAATTTATCAAGACACTGGAATAA
- a CDS encoding TPM domain-containing protein has product MTTLAESFLTQEEQDALIQCVVAVEKQTSGEIVPVIASTSSEYPTANHLGGLLLGMILAICVAMVLGNEDMWVFLALFCPGYLLFSRLMFAIPAFKKLFISKREMRAEVEESALTSFYLNGLHRTRDLTGIIIYVSVYERSVQILADKGINDKVDPAVWNDVVVQITQGIREGRAGAALCQGITRCGELIVEHFPIKDDDTDELPNLIIEGQAQ; this is encoded by the coding sequence ATGACAACACTGGCAGAATCTTTTTTGACTCAGGAAGAGCAGGACGCATTGATCCAATGCGTGGTTGCAGTGGAAAAACAGACCTCGGGTGAGATTGTCCCGGTCATTGCCTCCACAAGTAGTGAATACCCGACAGCCAATCATCTCGGCGGCTTATTACTCGGCATGATCCTTGCCATTTGTGTGGCAATGGTTCTTGGCAACGAGGATATGTGGGTTTTTCTGGCCCTCTTTTGTCCCGGATATCTTCTCTTTTCCCGACTCATGTTTGCCATTCCGGCATTCAAGAAACTCTTCATTTCCAAACGAGAGATGCGTGCCGAGGTCGAAGAGTCTGCATTGACATCCTTCTATCTTAACGGATTGCATCGGACACGGGACCTGACCGGTATCATCATCTATGTTTCGGTCTACGAACGCTCTGTGCAAATTCTTGCAGACAAAGGAATTAATGATAAAGTTGATCCGGCTGTCTGGAATGACGTCGTCGTTCAAATCACGCAGGGTATCAGGGAAGGACGCGCCGGAGCAGCCCTTTGCCAGGGCATCACTCGATGCGGGGAACTGATAGTCGAGCATTTCCCCATCAAGGATGATGATACGGACGAACTGCCCAACCTTATCATTGAGGGACAGGCTCAATAG
- a CDS encoding LysE/ArgO family amino acid transporter — MTAFLQGFGLGGGLIVAIGAQNAFVLTQGVRRNYPMAVATVCIVCDGLLIFLGVTGVGSAVGRYPLLGRLAAWGGAAFLAWYGFGAFRSAWKGGVLEQGRNSGKTLRQTLLLTLGVTLLNPHVYLDTVLLMGSVSGQFAIPERYVFGLGALCASIVWFILLSLGGQVLAPVFSRQSTWRFLDGVVCLTMWSLALGLIRSTLST, encoded by the coding sequence ATGACGGCTTTTCTACAGGGGTTTGGTTTGGGGGGCGGGTTAATCGTGGCCATTGGAGCGCAGAACGCCTTTGTTTTAACGCAAGGGGTTCGGCGTAATTACCCTATGGCCGTCGCTACCGTCTGTATTGTTTGTGATGGCCTGCTAATTTTTCTCGGAGTCACTGGCGTGGGGAGTGCTGTTGGCCGTTATCCACTTCTCGGGCGACTGGCCGCGTGGGGTGGGGCGGCGTTTCTGGCATGGTACGGGTTCGGAGCGTTCCGCTCGGCATGGAAGGGAGGAGTGCTCGAACAGGGCAGAAATTCCGGCAAGACATTGCGGCAGACCCTTTTACTCACATTGGGAGTGACATTGCTCAACCCCCATGTCTATCTGGATACTGTTCTGTTGATGGGGTCTGTGTCTGGTCAGTTCGCCATTCCTGAGCGGTATGTTTTTGGATTGGGTGCGTTGTGTGCCTCTATCGTGTGGTTTATTCTGCTTAGTCTTGGGGGACAGGTTCTTGCCCCGGTATTCAGTCGCCAATCCACATGGCGGTTCCTGGATGGTGTCGTCTGCCTGACCATGTGGAGTCTCGCTTTAGGCTTGATCCGGTCCACGCTGTCTACATAG
- a CDS encoding aminotransferase-like domain-containing protein, whose amino-acid sequence MTIYSPYMAGGEEPLYKSLADALEQDIQNGILLPGQRLPTHRDMADALGVNVSTVTRGYGEAEKRGLLSGTVGRGTFVSTDAVTSTSMVSFEPSAPGMLEMGLISPFHHLDPDISEGFRRLVRRKNPDIFMQYSDPRGMLEHRQAGAEWTARYGLKASAEDVIVCAGAQHALTCCLSGLFRPGDKIATDAMTYPGLKTLAAMLGIRLVPIAMDGEGMVPDALDTACRRDRIKGVYLMPGVHNPTTATLQDGRRDMVARLADVHDLIIIEDDAYDLTAPGTPEPVGSRARHRSVFIAGLSKSLAAGLRVAFVVAPKPYLKPLAQAVLNTIWMAPPLNVELAAMWIGDGTADRVVEAKRKEASVRYMAACDLLEGIRFRGRAGGFFLWMELPAGWTGTFFEQAAREQGVNVFGAEKFAVGETAPLPAARVSLTGTDSIEELRRGLRILLGILKDKRA is encoded by the coding sequence GGGATATGGCGGATGCGCTTGGTGTGAATGTCTCGACCGTGACACGAGGGTATGGTGAAGCGGAAAAAAGGGGCCTGCTTTCCGGCACTGTCGGGCGGGGAACATTTGTTTCGACTGATGCCGTGACTTCCACATCCATGGTCTCATTTGAGCCATCGGCGCCGGGTATGCTGGAGATGGGGCTGATTTCCCCTTTCCATCACCTTGACCCGGATATCTCGGAAGGATTCCGTCGTCTTGTACGCCGTAAAAATCCCGATATATTCATGCAGTACAGTGACCCGAGGGGGATGCTAGAGCATCGCCAGGCCGGAGCTGAATGGACTGCGCGCTATGGTCTCAAGGCATCAGCCGAGGATGTCATTGTCTGTGCGGGAGCACAGCATGCCCTGACCTGTTGTCTGAGCGGACTTTTCCGCCCCGGTGACAAGATTGCCACCGATGCCATGACCTATCCCGGTTTGAAAACCCTGGCGGCCATGCTTGGTATCCGCTTGGTGCCTATCGCCATGGACGGGGAAGGCATGGTGCCTGATGCCCTGGATACTGCCTGCCGTCGAGACAGAATCAAAGGGGTGTATCTCATGCCCGGCGTGCATAACCCCACCACCGCGACCCTTCAGGATGGGCGGCGTGACATGGTGGCCCGGCTGGCGGATGTTCACGACCTGATCATCATAGAAGATGATGCGTACGATCTGACTGCTCCGGGCACTCCCGAACCGGTGGGAAGTCGGGCGCGGCATCGCAGTGTTTTCATTGCCGGACTTTCAAAGTCATTGGCAGCAGGACTCAGGGTCGCTTTTGTGGTTGCTCCAAAGCCGTATCTCAAACCCTTGGCTCAGGCTGTACTCAATACCATTTGGATGGCCCCTCCACTCAATGTTGAACTGGCGGCGATGTGGATAGGAGATGGAACTGCGGACAGGGTCGTGGAAGCAAAGCGAAAAGAGGCATCGGTTCGGTATATGGCGGCGTGTGATCTCTTGGAGGGAATTCGATTTCGAGGACGAGCAGGCGGTTTTTTCCTTTGGATGGAGCTTCCGGCAGGGTGGACTGGGACATTCTTCGAACAAGCGGCCCGTGAGCAGGGAGTCAATGTGTTCGGCGCGGAAAAATTTGCTGTGGGCGAGACGGCTCCCTTACCGGCGGCTCGGGTTTCCCTGACCGGGACCGATTCCATTGAGGAGCTTCGCAGAGGGTTGCGGATACTGTTGGGAATTTTAAAAGATAAAAGGGCATGA
- a CDS encoding YigZ family protein, with translation MAPRYPIPATACRMEDSIKRSRFIVSADHAPDMDSAKRFVALIKEEFPDATHNCWAFAAGPPGDTAQVGMSDDGEPHGTAGRPMLNTLLHGEVGEIAVVVTRYFGGTKLGTGGLVRAYTSMVNCVLEGLVTKERVETAALLVTIPYQAVTVFKRMLPGYEAEVTEEFFTEEAAFALVLPSEYLERFSEELREMTDGRGRVEVK, from the coding sequence ATGGCCCCTCGCTACCCTATCCCCGCCACTGCCTGCCGAATGGAAGATTCCATCAAACGAAGCAGATTCATCGTCTCCGCAGATCACGCGCCGGATATGGATTCAGCTAAACGGTTTGTCGCCCTCATCAAGGAAGAATTTCCCGATGCGACCCATAACTGCTGGGCCTTTGCGGCTGGTCCTCCCGGCGATACGGCGCAGGTGGGTATGAGTGATGATGGAGAACCGCACGGGACAGCGGGAAGACCAATGCTCAATACGCTGCTTCACGGAGAGGTCGGAGAGATCGCCGTGGTCGTGACCCGTTATTTTGGTGGTACAAAGCTCGGTACTGGCGGGCTTGTCCGGGCCTATACTTCTATGGTCAATTGTGTTCTGGAAGGTCTGGTCACGAAAGAACGCGTGGAAACAGCGGCACTGCTGGTAACCATACCATACCAGGCGGTGACTGTTTTCAAGCGGATGCTGCCGGGGTATGAAGCCGAAGTGACAGAAGAATTTTTCACGGAGGAAGCGGCCTTTGCTTTGGTCCTCCCTTCAGAATATTTAGAAAGATTTTCCGAAGAGTTGCGGGAAATGACGGATGGGCGTGGGCGGGTCGAGGTAAAATGA
- a CDS encoding HD domain-containing protein, which translates to MQGHPLISIETWFERFVDGFRTRAGEKKLFLDRKVRHIKRVRAHVQEIGKECEWSRNMALAMDVAALLHDVGRFPQLVERKTYDDTLGYNHAEEGARLLAQADVLSVLPDSLRDRILCAISFHNCAILPGGLEPDSRLILDVLRDADKLDAVRNNLRYLSPDAPHNTVLKSGLLWDAQHVSPLVLELCFKRQLIPFNQIRWSNDFILFLCCWVYDLHFPYSFKQLRESGHFASLLERLPNNADLMPIKRQLASDLDWMAAQNRS; encoded by the coding sequence ATGCAAGGACACCCTTTAATCTCTATTGAAACATGGTTTGAGCGATTTGTTGACGGGTTTCGCACCAGAGCAGGGGAAAAAAAACTTTTTCTGGATCGGAAAGTCCGGCATATCAAGCGGGTACGAGCACATGTGCAGGAGATCGGAAAAGAGTGCGAGTGGAGCCGGAATATGGCTTTGGCCATGGATGTGGCTGCCCTTCTGCACGATGTCGGCCGTTTTCCTCAATTAGTGGAACGAAAAACCTATGACGATACTCTTGGCTACAATCATGCTGAAGAGGGTGCTCGTTTGCTGGCTCAGGCAGACGTTCTTTCGGTTTTGCCGGATTCTTTGCGGGATAGAATCCTTTGTGCAATCAGTTTTCATAATTGTGCCATCCTCCCCGGAGGGCTTGAGCCGGATTCCCGGCTCATTCTGGACGTCCTCCGGGATGCGGACAAATTGGATGCCGTCCGGAATAATCTCAGGTATCTCAGTCCGGATGCCCCCCACAATACGGTCCTCAAGAGTGGGCTGCTCTGGGACGCGCAGCACGTCTCCCCGCTGGTTCTGGAGTTGTGTTTCAAGCGACAGCTTATTCCCTTCAATCAGATCCGGTGGTCAAACGATTTCATCCTTTTCCTGTGCTGTTGGGTCTATGATCTTCACTTCCCCTATAGCTTTAAACAGTTGCGCGAGTCAGGGCATTTTGCTTCGCTGCTTGAAAGACTTCCGAATAACGCAGACTTGATGCCGATCAAGCGGCAACTTGCCTCGGATCTTGATTGGATGGCTGCCCAAAACAGAAGCTGA
- a CDS encoding LemA family protein, whose translation MTKRICLALVAMMLTMSLAGCGYNSMQQQEEEVFAAWGNLEAALQRRSDLIPNLVETVKAAAGHEKETLQAVVEARAKATQTKISPDMLGNKEALSQFQAAQGGLSSALSRLMVVVERYPDIKANQNFLGLQHQLEGTENRINVARQRYNDAVKMFNSSIRSFPNSLTNSVMLKLERKEFFQADPGAKVAPKVNFGDKS comes from the coding sequence ATGACCAAACGTATTTGTCTGGCCCTGGTTGCCATGATGCTCACCATGTCTCTGGCCGGATGCGGCTACAACTCCATGCAGCAGCAGGAAGAAGAAGTGTTTGCAGCCTGGGGGAACCTCGAAGCTGCCTTGCAACGTCGTTCCGATCTCATCCCCAATCTGGTGGAAACTGTAAAAGCGGCGGCAGGGCATGAAAAAGAAACCCTTCAGGCCGTGGTCGAGGCCCGTGCCAAGGCGACTCAAACAAAAATCTCTCCCGATATGCTGGGCAATAAAGAAGCTCTTTCCCAGTTTCAGGCAGCGCAGGGTGGTCTTTCTTCAGCCCTGTCCCGTTTGATGGTCGTGGTTGAGCGCTATCCGGACATCAAGGCGAATCAAAATTTTCTCGGTCTTCAACACCAGCTTGAAGGCACGGAAAATCGTATCAATGTTGCTCGTCAGCGCTACAACGATGCCGTTAAAATGTTTAATTCCTCAATTAGAAGCTTCCCGAATTCATTGACTAATTCTGTCATGCTGAAGTTGGAGCGCAAGGAATTCTTCCAAGCTGATCCCGGAGCCAAGGTCGCCCCCAAGGTCAACTTCGGCGACAAATCCTAG
- a CDS encoding 3-oxoacyl-[acyl-carrier-protein] synthase III C-terminal domain-containing protein gives MYLPSDIILTDFCPLSITTPLTQEKSIEYLIQLITRYICAHTPSEKPSAVERSVRESVEYFAVSPEHIHSRELYALTLTDNQSSPSKKLHNEGFYCIDNFPYEMSVRVRMEENARLAERILNRLYHQQQTPPETLIHVTSSGYSAPSPAQRFLANKGWTETVVSHIYHLGCYAAFPAVRAAAGALHTSLALPTHRGDKRVDILHTEYFSLHLNPTAREPEDIIAFTLFGDGFIKYSVVPGTEYTPENGGLRLIAMHEQLLPASADAMTWDIDTHSFALHLSKSVPTQIRDHCLDFTHHLCAKACIDLASQKDTMAYAIHTGGPKILDFIEEQLHLPAKALRHSRELLFDRGNMSSAACPHLWDRLIRDQDIAKGTLVLSLGFGPGLTMAGMIFEKV, from the coding sequence ATGTACCTGCCATCCGACATCATACTGACAGATTTTTGTCCTCTCTCCATCACCACTCCCCTCACGCAAGAGAAGAGCATCGAATACCTGATCCAACTGATAACCCGATACATTTGCGCGCACACTCCATCAGAAAAACCAAGTGCAGTCGAAAGATCTGTTCGGGAATCCGTGGAATATTTCGCTGTCTCTCCAGAGCACATCCACTCACGGGAACTTTACGCCCTCACTCTGACAGATAACCAATCGTCACCATCAAAAAAACTTCATAATGAAGGGTTTTATTGTATCGATAACTTTCCGTATGAAATGTCTGTCAGAGTCAGAATGGAAGAAAACGCCCGTCTTGCGGAACGGATACTGAACCGCCTCTACCATCAGCAGCAGACACCACCGGAGACCCTGATCCACGTCACCAGCAGTGGATATTCTGCCCCCAGCCCCGCCCAGCGGTTCCTCGCAAACAAGGGATGGACCGAAACAGTCGTCTCCCATATTTACCATTTAGGATGCTACGCTGCATTCCCTGCTGTGAGAGCCGCTGCCGGAGCGCTGCACACTTCACTCGCTCTTCCCACCCATAGGGGTGACAAGAGAGTGGACATTCTCCATACCGAATACTTTTCTCTCCACCTGAACCCAACAGCGCGAGAACCGGAAGATATTATCGCGTTCACCCTGTTCGGTGACGGTTTCATCAAATATTCAGTAGTTCCCGGTACAGAATATACTCCCGAAAATGGAGGACTTCGCCTCATAGCCATGCATGAGCAACTCCTTCCCGCTTCTGCCGATGCAATGACGTGGGATATAGACACGCACAGTTTTGCCTTGCACCTCTCCAAATCAGTGCCAACCCAGATCAGAGACCATTGCCTGGATTTCACGCACCACTTGTGTGCCAAAGCATGCATTGATTTGGCATCTCAAAAAGACACCATGGCATATGCCATTCATACAGGTGGCCCGAAAATACTCGATTTTATCGAAGAGCAGCTCCATCTTCCTGCAAAAGCCCTGCGACACAGCCGCGAGTTGCTTTTTGACCGAGGCAATATGTCAAGCGCCGCCTGCCCGCATCTCTGGGACCGCCTCATTCGCGATCAAGACATTGCAAAGGGAACACTTGTCCTCAGCCTTGGATTTGGGCCGGGCTTGACCATGGCCGGAATGATTTTCGAAAAAGTATAG